One genomic segment of Nocardia spumae includes these proteins:
- a CDS encoding MlaE family ABC transporter permease has product METLGRQVALGREALIQLFAAIFTRRFPFQEFIKQCAFMANVSAAPTVFVAIPIAVVVSIEVGALVNQVGATTFIGSVAALGIIRQGAPLVSALMIAGAVGSAICADLGSRTIREEIDAMMVMGVDPVRRLVAPRLAAAVLVSVLLCGFIVFVGFATAYMFNVYAQAGTPGSFIGSFASFAVAGDLVIALMKAAIFGVLTAIIACDVGLHTSGGPAGVANSVNSAVVSSALMLFATNIILTQLANTLLPTKVV; this is encoded by the coding sequence CTGGAAACTCTCGGCCGGCAGGTGGCCCTGGGGCGTGAGGCGTTGATCCAGCTGTTCGCGGCGATCTTCACCCGGAGATTTCCGTTCCAGGAGTTCATCAAGCAGTGCGCCTTCATGGCCAATGTGTCCGCGGCGCCCACCGTCTTCGTGGCCATCCCGATCGCGGTCGTGGTCTCCATCGAGGTCGGCGCGCTGGTGAACCAGGTCGGCGCTACGACGTTCATCGGTTCGGTTGCCGCACTGGGCATCATCCGCCAGGGCGCGCCGCTGGTCTCCGCGCTGATGATCGCCGGTGCGGTGGGATCGGCGATCTGCGCCGATCTCGGTTCCCGGACCATCCGGGAGGAAATCGACGCCATGATGGTGATGGGTGTCGATCCGGTGCGGCGGCTGGTGGCGCCGCGCCTGGCAGCGGCGGTGCTGGTGAGCGTATTGCTGTGCGGCTTCATCGTTTTCGTCGGCTTCGCGACCGCGTACATGTTCAACGTGTACGCGCAAGCCGGTACCCCGGGTTCCTTCATCGGATCCTTCGCCTCGTTCGCGGTAGCCGGTGATCTGGTGATCGCGTTGATGAAGGCCGCGATCTTCGGAGTGCTGACCGCGATCATCGCCTGCGATGTCGGCCTGCACACCAGCGGTGGTCCGGCGGGCGTGGCCAATTCGGTCAACTCCGCCGTGGTCAGCTCCGCACTGATGCTCTTCGCGACCAACATCATCCTGACCCAGCTGGCGAATACGCTGCTTCCCACGAAGGTCGTGTGA